The nucleotide sequence CGGAATCGCTAAACCGGATATCACACGTTTTGAAACACATATATACACTATGTTTACTTATCTTGACGAATATATTAAAGTAGTCTAGTGGTACAAGGTAAGTTTTACCACACCCGAGTGCTGGTTTCAAACCCCAccaccaacatttttttttttttttttttttttNNNNNNNNNNNNNNNNNNNNNNNNNNNNNNNNNNNNNNNNNNNNNNNNNNNNNNNNNNNNNNNNNNNNNNNNNNNNNNNNNNNNNNNNNNNNNNNNNNNNNNNNNNNNNNNNNNNNNNNNNNNNNNNNNNNNNNNNNNNNNNNNNNNNNNNNNNNNNNNNNNNNNNNNNNNNNNNNNNNNNNNNNNNNNNNNNNNNNNNNNNNNNNNNNNNNNNNNNNNNNNNNNNNNNNNNNNNNNNNNNNNNNNNNNNNNNNNNNNNNNNNNNNNNNNNNNNNNNNNNNNNNNNNNNNNNNNNNNNNNNNNNNNNNNNNNNNNNNNNNNNNNNNNNNNNNNNNNNNNNNNNNNNNNNNNNNNNNNNNNNNNNNNNNNNNNNNNNNNNNNNNNNNNNNNNNNNNNNNNNNNNNNNNNNNNNNNNNNNNNNNNNNNNNNNNNNNNNNNNNNNNNNNNNNNNNNNNNNNNNNNNNNNNNNNNNNNNNNNNNNNNNNNNNNNNNNNNNNNNNNNNNNNNNNNNNNNNNNNNNNNNNNNNNNNNNNNNNNNNNNNNNNNNNNNNNNNNNNNNNNNNNNNNNNNNNNNNNNNNNNNNNNNNNNNNNNNNNNNNNNNNNNNNNNNNNNNNNNNNNNNNNNNNNNNNNNNNNNNNNNNNNNNNNNNNNNNNNNNNNNNNNNNNNNNNNNNNNNNNNNNNNNNNNNNNNNNNNNNNNNNNNNNNNNNNNNNNNNNNNNNNNNNNNNNNNNNNNNNNNNNNNNNNNNNNNNNNNNNNNNNNNNNNNNNNNNNNNNNNNNNNNNNNNNNNNNNNNNNNNaaaaaaaaaaaaaaaagtttggggATACAGTTCGAACCCAGGTTCGGTGGAGACTAATACAAACCCTTTACCATTAGACTACTTTAACATATTCATCAAATTACgtaaacatattgtatatatctgTTTAAAAACGTGTGATTGAAACCTAATCCGGTTTAGCGATTCCGTTACCTAAGTTAACGTCTGTTAAGTCGTCTGTTCGattcaacaaattttttaaaaataaggtTTTATTTGACACTAATTTTATATACCAGGTATTTTTGTTCCAACCGAAAACCATCGGgaattaaacgtccaaataaaaataacatcggggttttttttgacatttttcccaaacaAAAAAGCATGGATTgtctttatattaaaaaaaaaaaacaattaagaaacaAATAGAGGACAAAAAGCCAAGTTAAGAGTGCATATGACAAGGAAGGAAGGACCCATTACGCCACACAAATAGGGAAGTGATGtgaaaacataacaaatgaaCATTTGTGTCTCCTTATCATACCAAAGCTGGAAATTTCCGCATGTGCCATGCATTCATACATATATGTTTACACATTCATATATACTTTTCTAACTGGATCTAACAGACTAGATATTAGGCTAAATCTTTGGGCTAACCGGTGAACCGGATGCCATACAATACTGCAATACCATATCCATATGGTAgtgatatattaaaaatggtTTGTGATGTATTGATCAACTGTCTACTGAatgatcttgtggtttatatttctttactttttcttatCACCAACGCGCATCTTTCCAAGCTCAAATGCATATAGTGACACATCTATAACAGAAGTACAAATCACTACACAATCGTTGAATATTAAACTAGGTATTATACGTATTACTGTATTAGCAGATTCCTCAATAGTATTTGTTTAATTCACAATTTGTTTTAGCGTAAAGCTCatctaaaaaaatactaataattaagTTATATGGTTTTAGAGCTCTACAATATATTAGGGTAtccatgttttactataaagtaaataaattcaaatgttatacgaaaaatataaattgtataaataaTTATGCACTATTAATTAGAGTTTTTAACATAACAATGCAAggataaaatcattaaattgaAAAAACCACTGTCATTTActcattttgtttgattgtttgtgtttgtgtttttttttttgttttttttttttttttctgaattgtgTGCGTGTGTATTTGCACTCCATGTGTATTGATTATGTatcaaacttatttttttggttttaagatCATATGTATTTTCTCGGTTAGGCAAAATATAAGTGGCAAGCAATGATTAATGATGCatctaaacaacaaaaaatgtagTGAACTTCTCTTTCAGGGTTCACAACCATTACATAAGTCGCCTCAGTTTCCAGTGTATATCATTGAACCACGCTACTTCGTTTTTCTTCCCTCCTTTGCTTTTTTTGGGTGCTATATATGTTGCATCAGTTTTTAAATCAAATGACATTACCAAGTCAGATGACTCGGATCAACTTTattacctttaaaaaaaaaatgtcagatCAACTAGTCAAACTCAATCGGATCAAATGGGATATATCATATTTACGCCTATAGCTTCGACAGTTAAGATATGCaatcagaagaaaaatatttactatGATTAAGCAAAAGGacagcttcttgtttttctttttaacctcGGTAAGATTATGATCTTAAACTAGCATTGTCTCCTCAGTCATCACCACTAACTACAACATTCGTAAACAAAACTCTATcatgaatataatataatacaaacaaTTACTTTAACAATCTAAACTAACATAATACtgatcaatttttattttttcgaaACTGATGAGCTTTGCTCATATTttacaacatttttattaactcaCTTATGAAGAAAGGTTGACGTCATAGGAAATTTGTAATCCTCGGATTCCAACCCTTTCCTCTCctaaaatgtaattaaatacaaataatcttaaaacaaaatagtacaaaaaaataatacaaaactaATCAATCACGTAGAGAGAGACGGGAAACAACTCCCAGATCGGAGAAGCGACCGTCGTGACGCAACACCGTCGATCCCAGGCAAAGCACTGCTCGAGCTCGTCCTCGTGGTTGTTCTCTGTGGAGAACCGTCGAGGCTCCGACGCAAGATCCTACCAATGACCGAGATCGGATCTTCCTCCTCGTCAGGGCTCCAAGAACGGAAACGGTGGCAAAACGTCGTGTGACGACGGAGAGCTTCCTCGACGGAGATACGAGTGGAAGATCGAACCACCTCGTCTTTGACCGCCTCAGCGCAAAGCCCACAAAGCCAGTGTCCCTTGTGACGTTCTTTGACACGGTGGATATAAGCAGGTGTACACTCCTCAGCGAAACCGCACGTGTCGCACGTGACAGACTCCACCGCCGGCAACGAAGATGACGACAGCTTAGTGTTAGTATCGGTGGCTGATGCTGATGATGACATGGTTTGCTTGTGGAAAGactttagtaaaaaaaaaaacttctatgTTACGACGAGTTCTCTCTGGCTAGCTTTATTATGGTTATAAAATCTCATATACAGAGAGATACACAGGTGGTCTTTATtggatgtatatatagattatacaTACATGGTCATgtctgttattttattttagtttttgttttgaggaaaaaaaaaatattaataatgtgtgTATGTTAAATAATGTTGAGGGTGGAGGAGGATTTGGCTTCATGTGAGTGAGATAATGTGGCGAGAAACTTTTTGTTTGTATCTTGAAATTATGCATGTGGGTGTGGATGgataattattgaattttgtttttgagtaaGTTGATGAATCCATTAAAATAATTATGCAAATCTTGCCGTTCaagatattcatttttttcaccCTCTTCAATTATAGTAATCTTGTATATCGAACAATATATTTCGAATACAGATTCAAATCTGTTAACTTTGTGAGATTAATTAAgtctatatatattcttaatcaGAAGATTACACNtttttttttttttgtattcatatAAACATTTTGAGTTTTGTCGGTCCAGGCTAGAGACCGATCAGTCTTCTAATGTGATTATTCCACATTGAGGTTTGCAATAgcaaaaaactaattaatttttttaccgaTCTCGGTACTAGGTTAGAGATGCGCCCGGATCGCTCGAATGTAGAAGAAAACTCCATATATTGGCCATAACTTATAGTCTAGAATCTAGattcaatctctttttttttagtgtgtGCGTAGGGTTAGCTATGAAgtaaattacaaaagaaaattaacggAGGGAATTGGACCAATTAGTCTTTACATGTCTTATGGCTGAAAGACAGAGACAGTaagaatataagaatattaaaGAAAAGTCGTTATATTTGAGATGGGGAAAATAATAAGAATGAGCAAATAGTGCAACTTGTTGTGGCAACAGGTGCATGATGATTTTATAAACTAGTTAGAGAGTAGGACTTTTATTGTCAGGCGAAGAGGTAGCCTTCGATTATGAAGAGTGGAATTGTTACTTGCTCATTGCTAATGAATTGACTTACTTCAAGTCTTCAACAGTGATCGTATGATAGCAAATTAGCAATAGATGGTTGCTTGAAACCAGAGATATATGTAGAATGGTGAAATTAATGTGGACCTGAAATTGAGGTTATCCAATCAAAGGTTCGATGTGAATGttaatggattaaaaaaaaaagagttgtggtTACATGAAAAAAGAGGTGGTCCATGTTTTTTTGGATGGACATAGTTGAGAAGGTACCTAGTCTTTGAAGCAATACTCCATTGGTGAAGTATAAATGTCTTTCGGTTAAAACTTAAAGTTGAAAATCCTATTCCTATTGACAGTAAACTAAGCAAGATCCATATAAACCCTAGTGAGGGCTGTATGAGATTATTGCCCCCAAAAGATATGTTGATGGAAAATCGATCTAATAATGGGAGACATCAATAGTGTATTTTCTAAATAACccaaaatgttaattaatattcTAAGCAAAATTATTTTGCTTACGtaattttgtttgtcttttaagaaaaatgttgTACAATTATGTTTGGTAAATTTCAAAATGTTAATCTTTAAGTCTTTAACTACGTAAATGTAAAACTCAAATTTCATGCGAACAATAGAAACCTAATTAAGTCTTACGATGGTGGCTAGTGTGGGAAGAATCTAGAATACCCATGCATAGCCCTGGGCATTTTACCCggacccgaacccgacccgaagtagatggttcggttcgggttcggctATTGCATAAAATTCGATCGGGTTCAATGCCTCTGAAGTTCagatacccgaacccgaatgcccacccgaactaaatgtaaaaatatgcaTCCTAAGGAATTTGAACCCATAACCTTGAACATTTAAGGATGCATctttaaccattttgccacCTTAATATCTCTATCTtatgataaaatattaaatatttatatatatacaaattttcaaaaatttataaaaaaataaaaattagttttttttttatggtttaattgagttcgggtatacccgaattACTTGAACCCGAAcggataatacccgaacccgaacctgAAAGTATTAAAAACCCAAACGGGTTCTATATGTCCAGGCCCGGCCCTGACCTAAAGCCCGTAAAGCAAGGGCTTTAGGCgccaaattattatataaattttaaggGCATCATTATTTCCAAAACTCTTAATGGTGCAGCGGTTATTCCAGGTCTTGTGATTCTTCATGTCGTGGGCCCACAGTGTCGGGCCGGCCCTGTATATGTCTAAACCCGTAAACCCGAAAACCTGAAAACCCGAACCTGAATGCCCAAGCCTACCCATGCATTAAGAATCTAGATTCTAGAATACCCCTATGCATTTGAAAACAGTAAGCCATATAAACATATCGTACTATATACTACGTACCATCACATGCTGGGACCAAATATTCAACGAGTGATATGTGACAACTATATGATACATAATCGTACCaatatttcacaaattttacaTTATTGTGGAATTTAATTTACCTAAAAAACTGAGGAACGTGCAACAGAGGTTTTACAAAAGTACTGCAGCTTTTTCTGCTAGGAAAACGATATTTGTCCCTTAGCCAACTTAGATATCCTCTCGATTTCGTCTTCTAATATATTCGTTCTCTTTTCTTATCTTCCTGGAAACCTTTTTGCTCTCTTTTCACTGTAGTAActgtctttgtttcttttatcttttattataACATGTATATACACCTACTAACCAAATGTTTGTTTTGCTATTAAATTACGTTTTCATAGATTCCTGATTTTAGAGCAAAACATATAGCTTGAATACCTGATGATCTTTAATTTGGTCTTTCAGAAATctaatgataaaataatatcaaaattggatagataaaaaaacataaaaaggttatatatatatatatatgtatgtataccACGTTATAAGAATCTATTAGATTATGACAATATAAATATGATGTAAGCTAGCCCCAAATAAAACCAAAGAGCGAAAACATTTATTTCTGATAATTAACACCTGATCAAGTCAAGCAGAGTTGTCTTCCAGTTTTACTATAGGTTTGGCTAACTCTAGCCTCTAGGAGAGTCTAACTAAACCAGAAGCTTTGACTTCTAGGATTGAGTTTGAAGACAAGCACCTAACAATTGCTCGTCACGAGTATGATATGTTGTAGTTTTCGTGCATCGTAATGGGTAATGGCATTGTTGTAGTTTTCGTTACGAGTATGATATGTTGGTTATAGGTCGATTTAACTATCTTTATATTTTGGGGGTGAAATCAGATATTATTTTTTCGGTGAGATTTGATAACATGCTATATTGtatgtaaaattttcaaatatgtttGAAAGAGTGATCAAAGATATCGATCCTActaaaagaagatatatattgagaaaaaaaaaaaaaaacgctaaaGGAAACTGGACTGGATAATTACCTTGGTTCACTGTTATTTTTGCCATTGATCACGaattaaacaagaaagaaaaaaacagttgatTTGATGtctaatcataaattaatagtGAATTACGTTTTAGAATCGTTTTCTTAAACGAAGGCAAGATGAAAACCAAAATCATGAATAGTTACGTTTTCGAATCGTTTTCTTAAAGAAGCAACATGTTCTTTGTCTCTATCGATCTCTCATATGTTTCTCTATATATGTTGGtacaacaaatacaaaataattgagCTGTacgattttcaatttttagttaTACAATAGAATTACTATTATGATCCATTAATACAAAtgtaataatatcaattatctGTAATGTGGTAAAAACCAACTATACAGCTGGCGTGGTTTTGTCTTCAACATAAATGATAGCTGAACTTTTTTAGTCgtcttcatgttttttttataagaacaCTCACTTATTACTTTTCTTCTAATCTCGTCCGTTAAACACacatttcatctttttttttacctagtGAAGTAATTCTGATCTTTTTTGGCGTACATGTAACATGTATaactaacaatttttttgttggcaCCATGTGATTTCCAGATCATCCAAGCTAAGTGTACAACAAATTCTGAAGTAAGCAAAGAATTTCAGGAACTTCGACTTAATGATTTGCACAATTTCAAGTTTCGCAAAACGCAACGCAAATATCAAATTTGTGACCGAACTACTTTACCAAATCCTCTTTACCCATCCGGATTTATAACTAGATTTGCTATATAAAGTTTTAGTACTAACAAACTTCACACTTATCTATATATCTAAAGTTAGCTTGTCTCACTCCTGGTGCTGCCACGTCAGccacttcttttttaattttatgggccttacagattttaataagcATTTTCAACaatcatacaaatgacaaattGATCAATTAAATTTCATCTAAAATATGTAGGCCCAATACTATTTCATTCAAAGTCTCTAGACccatcactatttttaaatcctatgaattcaatttttttattttaaaataaatttaaaatattcatttagtgcATATTCATGTTAATTATAACTAAtcgaaagtttaaataaaaaaataattatgtaaaataaattaaatgttaaaataagaaaacaatactaattttttattagtggtaataatatagttaaaattttctattaaactgatcataatttaaaatttcaaatatcaaaacaaggcaaCCTAAGCAACACTTTCAAATAATCAAGGAAACACAAgtagaaatcaattaaaattatttggcagcacttcacaaatccatcaccaaagacaaagacgCAAAGAGATAaacacacatttaataaactaaGGGGGGGTTATTAGTTTAGGATtcagaaagaattttaatgactttaaaagttatgtaaaatatgttgttattcaatcaagactttttaaaaatctttaaaaatttggtgttattggttgtggatttgtaaaaagttatctaaaatcttgataaatctagtgttattggattaagagtcttataaagtcatgaaaagttttatgttattcaattaaaacaaaagaatcttggattgttaatgaatttaaattttgtgttattggtttaggattttatatcatttccttcataacaaaagtcatgaaaactctttcatcaaatagaaagattttgaaagattttacaagattaggaaacacaaatcagcaagatttaaaataacttcctaaacaatctattatagaatccttcatttttactttctaattttctatgattttaaaagtcaccaagatttttaaaaacacaaagtcattaaaattctttctaaatcataaaccaatacctccccctaaaatgattcagatatatgaatgccacaatcagataaccgtaacacaaaattatatgaaaaagacaaccgagaaaacaaaaaaacaacccggactttataaaattacatcaagataaaaaggaaaattaattttccccaaaacacaactcacatcgaaTCGAAAAAATCACTCACAGGAcaaacgagaaaaaaaattacaaccaaaaacacaaaacaactcacaacttaattaggaaACCTAAAGAAGccaacatattttcatataaacaaatttgcaaccCAGTTGACATTCACCTTTAACGAAATCAACAGGGAATAACCAAATATCCTCAACAGATGCGAAGCAAGCAAGGAATCAACCAAATAcgcaaaccccaaaaaaaaaaaaaaatcgagggAAGACGATTACGACAGGAATGACTGAAAAAATGATTACAAGCATCAAAGACATAAGTTCAATCCTCAAACAGACCTCTAGATCGGAAAATTGCTCTTCTCCTATCCGTTCACGAGGACATcggattttgaaaaagaacaaatcaatttcaactcaataacatataaataataGCCCAATAAACCCACAAATTATAAGCTTTGCAGAGAAATTGGGCccgaatgaaacaaacaaaaatagcccAGAAAAGAGGAATGtaagttattgattttatttaattttcttaataaaatccacaatctttttcactccaaacactaaaacattgacaaaaaaattactccaacagtttacaaaatacatatgaaaatattaaataacaattcaaccacaaaatagaaaataataataaattaatgacaactaacaactacagcaaaacaacaacttcaactaaaCCATGTTAattctaataatattttttttaaaaagcattaTAAGCACACAAGATGAtctcaattttttctttgtttgcaaactaaattatacttactgcaaaacatatttttattaaaatatccaacaaaaaaacatcagcaaccaaaattaaatacaaaatcaaacgtaagatgaatttacaaaaaccaaaaaaaaatatacacaaaaaacTCGGAATATACTTTAATCTAATTACCTCCGTAGCGCGGATCGAttgctagtatatatatatatatatatatatatatatacaagaaaaatcgaaggaagaaaaacttaacaaCCCATTCTTACatgacaaaaacaaaccaaatattCTATACTGAAATAACAAAAGGGAGAAAAATGCTTCTAATAGgttgtgataattaattttctaCCACTGTGTGACTGTGATATGGGCGTTTTTGTTGtaactaaccaaaaaaagcAGTATCCAAaacaatttagaaaatatttttagttttttttgtagaggTTCTTATATTTGCTACTTGATATCGTTTTTAACTATTTATGTACAACCAACTTCTCTTTCCATCTACTAAAATTTTTATAGGGaaattgatttaaaaggacattttttcttcaatttgtcccattatgcattttttttttatgtttggtagAGCAGGTTTTAGAATACAGAAAAAACTCAATTATACCCTTAATAACTCAATTAAACCCTTAATtgtagaaaaaaccaaaattttctttttctgtatttcttcttttttgtatacttcctaaatttaatcaaaaaaattcttctttttttaattcatttcctcattttttttacaaaatctcgATATTATTCgcctaccaaaaataaaaaatctcgacattactctctctctctcaggagATATCGACACCCTTTTGTAACCCACCGGCAAGAATCGACGACTCCGGTAGCTTCTCCCACTGGCGAAAATCGACGACTCCGGTAGCTTCTCCCACAAGCGTAGGAAAATATTGAAAACCCTTTAACAAAATcgattaaaaatgtttaatgttttcagaACACGTTTTCTAAACATGTTAGAACGTAATcttaagaatatatatgattagcGTAATTTTGGGATtacgtaaatattttgtttccttaaatttcGGATTCAGTTTCTAAATTATGGAGAACATAGAGTAAAGTGTAGAATTAGTGTTCTAATTTTCGCAGGACACATGATAAAATGTAGATTTCATATTCTGACTTCAgtagaatatgtataaagtgaagaaaacaaattctaaaatttgtagaatatagagttatgtgtagaatatatattctaatttctgtagaacacatacaaaatccgacttctaaaagttttagaagatatatttattctaaagttTTCAGAACAAGTAGAGTGCGAAGAATTTGTAATCTACATTATTTAGAACATGTATAGTATGtagaatttataatctaatatcttcagaatatatacaattagtaGAAAATGTATTCTAAATGTTGCAGAATAATTTTTGTTCAAtgttaaaacaccaaattttcatcaaaaacaccTTATGGCAACCTCGTTCTTATttctagaatttgtttttaggtgattgaaattttaaaattgcttaaaagttagtttcattttttaaaaggtaATTTAGacataataacaaatttaacgGAGAAGGCATAATGAAACAAATTTAGTGTTTGTGTTACCAATTAtgctaataaaaattattactataaataattttcaaGTGACATAGAAAAGAAGATTTATGGGATTTGTGCCTTTGGTGTTTTTAGGAGCATTCATATAGGTAATGTAATTTTTgacgactttttttttataaatgagcttgaataatttgaaaattttctttatgGCCTCTGaagtgttcttttttttttgggcccGTTGGGCTTGTGGGTTCatttcaattaaattaaattatttttcaacaCATAACAAGTGTTTAATTAAACAGATTTTGTGTGGACTATAGAATCAGAATGGATGACTACAGTTACAAGTTATAGCTGTTGATCTAATGCGAAGGATTGAAGTGTCCAAATGTGGAACGTTATCATTGCATGTTAGTGGGTTAGATTGCACTTTTGTCACTAAACTACTCCTTTCTTTTCCTTGGCGAGAAGAATCGTGTCCGATATTATACCCCCAGCCGCCGTGCTTTCTCATTTCTAAATAAGTGGGTGGGAGCAGTAGTGTTGCTCACATACGTACATAGTCTGATAGTCACATCACATCTATTGCCATCTCTCATTCGAATTtcgtttatattttttttaaaaaattgatgttaaCTTGATTTCCATGTACGTACGTACCACGATTATTCTAAAGAATAAAT is from Camelina sativa cultivar DH55 chromosome 20, Cs, whole genome shotgun sequence and encodes:
- the LOC104770445 gene encoding uncharacterized protein LOC104770445; the protein is MSSSASATDTNTKLSSSSLPAVESVTCDTCGFAEECTPAYIHRVKERHKGHWLCGLCAEAVKDEVVRSSTRISVEEALRRHTTFCHRFRSWSPDEEEDPISVIGRILRRSLDGSPQRTTTRTSSSSALPGIDGVASRRSLLRSGSCFPSLST